The following are encoded in a window of Candidatus Omnitrophota bacterium genomic DNA:
- a CDS encoding Hsp20/alpha crystallin family protein — protein MTLVPYRKDNWWVDPFSELEGIQKQMNQLFDFSLARNPLGDTTLLGGQWAPAVDVYDSKDSLLVKADLPGLTKDEIEVSIHDGSLILKGEKKKDTEVKEEKYFKTERFYGSFFRTIPLPASVDVNKVDAKYQDGVLTLTLPKKEEAKPKQISIDVK, from the coding sequence ATGACACTTGTACCTTATAGAAAAGATAATTGGTGGGTGGATCCTTTCTCTGAATTAGAGGGAATCCAAAAGCAAATGAATCAACTTTTTGATTTTTCTTTAGCGCGAAATCCTTTAGGGGACACAACATTGTTGGGTGGACAATGGGCTCCAGCTGTGGATGTATATGATTCAAAAGATAGTCTTTTGGTTAAGGCTGATTTGCCAGGCTTAACTAAAGATGAAATTGAAGTTTCTATACATGACGGCAGCCTTATTTTAAAGGGTGAGAAAAAAAAGGATACAGAAGTAAAGGAAGAAAAATATTTTAAAACAGAGCGGTTTTATGGAAGTTTTTTCAGGACGATTCCTTTACCAGCTTCTGTTGATGTTAATAAAGTTGATGCAAAATATCAAGATGGGGTGCTTACGCTGACATTACCAAAAAAAGAGGAAGCAAAGCCAAAACAAATTAGTATAGATGTTAAATAA
- a CDS encoding response regulator, with protein sequence MNQLKILTLDDDPDILDVLELTLSGDYIVFQGSNGEEGVRLAKACSPDLIITDYKMPIMDGRQFCRIIKKDILLQHTPIIMLTGKGEVKDKVGGLEAGADDYLVKPFEPNELLARIRMILRRTKRSLDANPLTRLPGNNSIMDELQYRIQTKEPFAVGYADLDKFKAYNDIYGFEKGDEIIKETARIIINASQEKGNNETFVGHIGGDDFVFICEDAIADDIAQEIIKQFDTKAPFFYNEKDRKKGYIVAKNRQGEQITIGLLAISIGIVSSRKQAITHIAQVAEIGAELKKYAKSIEGSSFVRDQRNI encoded by the coding sequence ATGAATCAATTAAAAATCTTAACGCTTGACGATGATCCAGATATTCTCGATGTTTTAGAATTAACCCTATCAGGAGACTACATTGTTTTTCAAGGATCAAACGGAGAAGAAGGCGTCAGACTCGCTAAAGCTTGCTCCCCAGATTTAATCATCACAGACTATAAAATGCCAATCATGGATGGTCGTCAATTTTGTCGCATCATAAAAAAGGATATTTTATTGCAACATACGCCTATCATCATGCTCACAGGAAAAGGCGAAGTCAAAGATAAAGTTGGCGGACTTGAAGCTGGCGCAGACGACTATCTTGTAAAACCGTTTGAGCCAAATGAACTTTTGGCTAGAATCCGTATGATCTTGAGACGAACCAAACGTAGCCTAGATGCCAATCCTCTAACGCGCCTTCCCGGGAACAACTCAATCATGGATGAACTTCAATATCGCATTCAAACCAAGGAGCCTTTTGCCGTCGGCTATGCAGATTTAGATAAATTTAAAGCCTATAATGATATTTATGGCTTTGAAAAAGGCGATGAAATTATTAAAGAAACAGCTCGCATCATTATCAATGCATCCCAAGAAAAAGGCAACAACGAAACTTTTGTAGGGCACATTGGCGGCGATGACTTTGTTTTTATCTGCGAAGATGCCATTGCCGATGATATTGCTCAAGAAATAATCAAACAATTTGATACGAAAGCACCGTTTTTTTATAACGAGAAAGACCGTAAAAAAGGCTATATTGTTGCAAAAAATCGCCAAGGCGAACAAATCACTATCGGGCTTCTAGCGATCTCCATTGGAATTGTTAGCAGCCGCAAACAAGCTATTACACATATCGCTCAAGTGGCTGAAATCGGAGCGGAATTAAAGAAATATGCAAAAAGTATCGAAGGAAGTTCTTTTGTAAGGGATCAAAGGAATATTTAA
- a CDS encoding Hsp20/alpha crystallin family protein yields the protein MLEKFRKNKDEEETTVAPFVNIYEKDKEIIIAVEMPGVDKNSLDLNLDGNQLIIQGKKQKEEIGKEYTLLHRERRPVSFERRFEINTQIDREKIKAEYTDGVLKVSLSKSEEAQPQKIVIKT from the coding sequence ATGTTAGAAAAGTTTAGAAAAAATAAAGATGAAGAGGAGACGACTGTTGCTCCATTTGTCAATATATATGAGAAGGATAAAGAAATTATTATTGCTGTAGAAATGCCGGGTGTCGACAAAAATTCACTTGATCTTAATCTGGATGGCAATCAGCTTATTATTCAAGGAAAGAAGCAGAAAGAGGAAATTGGTAAGGAATATACGCTTCTTCATAGAGAAAGAAGGCCTGTTTCTTTTGAGCGCCGATTTGAAATTAATACACAAATCGATAGAGAAAAGATTAAGGCTGAGTATACGGATGGGGTTCTAAAAGTTTCATTATCAAAATCTGAAGAAGCGCAGCCTCAGAAAATAGTTATTAAAACATAA
- a CDS encoding FIST N-terminal domain-containing protein yields MSIHIGVGFSKDENPFRAAQNAAAQAKIQTKENPVHLVIIFSTIHYSRIETIRVVRETFPDAKIVGCSTSGLILSKTIETWGVSILAIGSQEIHFGVSCIKNISRDKINLDSSEIAKKTLKDFGLNRRQISLLLTDGLSQNNSMLLKGIQESLGLLSPILGAGSSDDFQSKKTYQYFENEILTDSAAVIIMGGRMTAGFSSQHGWKPLGKPRIITKAEKNIIKKINNKKAISIYEEFFADQAASLFSNRLNRMRDFYPLGMLIEGEKKYLLQQVVNVTHEGDLICQGEIPEGTEVHIMIGNKDSCRDSTLAAACEVKESLFGRTPDVIIVFESVSRQKLLGRNVFQEIQIIKEVLGENVPIFGMYAYGEFAPLGTAGQAGQSFLQNETISILAIEHHKVY; encoded by the coding sequence ATGTCTATACACATTGGTGTCGGTTTTAGTAAAGATGAAAATCCCTTCCGTGCAGCACAAAATGCTGCTGCGCAAGCTAAAATCCAAACAAAAGAAAATCCTGTCCACCTTGTCATTATTTTTTCAACAATCCATTACAGCCGAATCGAAACAATACGGGTTGTCAGGGAAACTTTTCCTGACGCTAAGATCGTAGGGTGCTCAACAAGCGGTCTTATTCTTTCGAAAACCATTGAAACATGGGGCGTCTCTATTTTAGCCATCGGATCCCAAGAAATTCATTTTGGTGTTAGCTGTATTAAAAATATCAGCAGAGACAAAATTAATTTAGATTCTAGTGAAATTGCAAAAAAAACACTCAAAGACTTTGGTCTAAATCGTCGGCAAATATCGCTTCTTTTAACCGACGGCCTTTCCCAAAACAATTCTATGCTTCTTAAAGGAATTCAAGAATCTCTAGGTCTCCTCTCCCCTATCCTTGGGGCCGGCAGCAGCGATGACTTCCAATCAAAAAAGACATATCAATATTTTGAGAATGAAATCTTAACAGACTCTGCTGCTGTCATCATTATGGGTGGACGGATGACAGCTGGGTTTTCTAGTCAACACGGGTGGAAACCTCTAGGAAAACCGCGCATCATTACAAAAGCAGAAAAAAATATTATTAAGAAAATTAACAATAAAAAAGCCATTTCCATTTATGAAGAATTCTTCGCAGATCAAGCCGCTTCTCTTTTTTCAAATCGTTTAAATCGCATGAGAGACTTTTATCCTTTAGGCATGCTGATAGAAGGTGAAAAAAAATATCTCTTACAACAAGTTGTAAACGTAACCCATGAGGGCGACCTCATCTGCCAAGGTGAAATTCCAGAAGGAACAGAAGTTCATATTATGATTGGAAACAAAGACTCTTGTCGGGATTCTACACTTGCGGCTGCTTGTGAAGTAAAAGAATCTCTTTTTGGAAGAACTCCCGATGTTATTATTGTTTTTGAGTCTGTTTCAAGGCAGAAATTATTAGGCCGTAACGTTTTTCAAGAAATTCAGATTATCAAAGAAGTTCTAGGAGAAAACGTTCCTATTTTTGGAATGTATGCTTACGGAGAATTTGCCCCCTTAGGAACAGCGGGACAAGCTGGACAATCTTTTTTACAAAACGAAACGATATCTATCTTAGCTATTGAACACCACAAGGTTTATTAG
- a CDS encoding ATP-binding protein translates to MLNITSSSVDITFFAIVGITILTIIATLVFILINKIDQIKELHSALKKLKLSFNNLDEQAKLILKTDLELNRAQEELDKRLSSLDALQRTSRLISTTLDESEIFRRLDKALMLQLGFEQILILTFDKERNLITRVNSGFSDSKTQEISSHLTKDPVFSSLFKEGYALSSATASKAKKERIINVFGSNNFILSPILTQDGTIGVIFVGNQNEMQTVSEADEEMVSILTNQIGQSLENAQLFEQVYTSRQELESKIQERTKQLASALEKVQKISRTKTEFVSAVSHELRTPLTSIKGYASILMSGKLGEIPDKVKERLEKINKHSNNLVELINELLDISRIESGRIDMNFEKVPIKNLIENTRDLLMPQMKEKQITFSCDIPEQIPDILIDQKHIERVFINLLSNAIKYTPNGKINIKASYNEKEVLFEIQDTGSGIKAEDLPRLFDEFYRVENDLNQSIKGTGLGLSLVKHIITAHQGEIWATSEINVGTTFHFTIPITRKEEKPDAQETLSP, encoded by the coding sequence ATGCTAAACATTACAAGCTCTTCTGTTGATATTACTTTTTTTGCGATTGTTGGAATTACAATTCTAACAATAATCGCAACACTCGTTTTTATTCTGATTAATAAAATTGATCAAATCAAAGAGCTTCACTCTGCCTTAAAAAAACTTAAACTATCGTTTAACAACTTGGATGAACAAGCAAAGCTTATTTTAAAAACTGATCTTGAGCTTAACCGTGCGCAAGAAGAATTAGACAAGCGTCTCTCTAGCCTTGACGCCCTTCAAAGAACATCTCGGCTTATTAGCACTACTTTAGATGAATCTGAAATCTTTCGAAGACTAGATAAAGCACTCATGCTTCAACTTGGATTTGAACAAATCCTCATCCTTACTTTTGATAAAGAAAGGAATCTAATTACTCGTGTCAATTCTGGATTTTCAGACTCTAAAACTCAAGAAATTTCTAGTCACCTTACAAAAGACCCCGTATTTTCTTCTTTATTTAAAGAAGGCTACGCTCTATCTTCTGCAACAGCATCCAAAGCAAAAAAAGAAAGAATTATCAATGTTTTTGGATCCAATAATTTTATTTTATCTCCCATCCTAACTCAAGATGGAACCATTGGTGTTATTTTCGTAGGAAATCAAAATGAAATGCAAACAGTATCAGAAGCTGATGAAGAAATGGTTTCTATTCTCACAAATCAAATTGGTCAATCTCTTGAAAACGCACAACTTTTTGAACAAGTATACACCTCCCGACAAGAGCTTGAATCAAAGATTCAGGAGCGAACCAAACAACTTGCTTCCGCCTTAGAAAAAGTACAAAAAATTAGTCGAACAAAAACCGAATTTGTTTCCGCAGTCTCCCATGAGTTAAGAACTCCATTGACGTCTATTAAAGGATACGCCTCAATTTTGATGTCAGGGAAACTTGGCGAAATTCCAGACAAAGTCAAAGAGCGGTTAGAAAAAATTAATAAACATTCGAATAATCTTGTCGAACTCATCAATGAACTTTTAGATATTTCTCGCATTGAATCTGGACGTATCGATATGAATTTTGAAAAAGTTCCTATAAAAAATCTCATTGAAAACACCCGCGACCTTTTGATGCCTCAGATGAAAGAAAAACAAATCACATTTTCTTGCGACATACCCGAACAAATTCCAGATATTTTAATCGATCAAAAACATATTGAACGTGTTTTTATCAACCTTTTAAGCAATGCTATTAAATACACACCAAATGGGAAAATTAATATCAAAGCCTCTTACAACGAAAAAGAAGTCCTTTTTGAAATTCAAGACACTGGATCTGGTATCAAAGCAGAAGACCTTCCTCGCCTATTTGATGAGTTTTATCGAGTTGAGAACGACCTTAATCAAAGCATCAAAGGGACAGGGTTAGGGCTTTCTTTAGTTAAACACATCATCACAGCACATCAAGGGGAAATATGGGCTACCAGCGAAATCAACGTCGGAACAACATTTCATTTTACAATCCCTATTACCCGAAAAGAAGAAAAACCTGATGCGCAAGAAACTTTAAGCCCATAA
- a CDS encoding Hsp20/alpha crystallin family protein, translating into MRNKRILITVGIFIVVGIFLYNIPLFAQETKDIIELKKQILVLQKRVDELEAEKQKQYTDSTMHPRVKSGFVWDPFEEMDRMQAAMDLMFQDSFGRSGLARGAFVNNMSFDSAVNINKTLDGYTIEFDMTGMDQDKVDIQINQHSVTVKGEYSTQEKQEGLNQSLQIKSFGSFMKTIPLPQDADTAKMKTEKQDNKLIIYLPKKK; encoded by the coding sequence ATGAGAAACAAAAGAATCTTAATAACAGTGGGGATATTTATTGTTGTTGGAATTTTTTTGTATAATATTCCGCTTTTTGCTCAGGAAACAAAAGATATTATAGAGCTGAAGAAACAGATTTTGGTATTGCAAAAACGTGTTGATGAATTAGAAGCAGAAAAACAGAAACAATATACTGACTCTACAATGCACCCGCGGGTTAAAAGCGGATTTGTTTGGGACCCGTTTGAGGAAATGGATCGGATGCAGGCAGCGATGGATTTAATGTTTCAGGATTCATTTGGGCGTTCTGGGTTAGCAAGGGGAGCTTTTGTCAATAATATGAGTTTTGATTCTGCGGTTAATATTAATAAGACTCTTGATGGGTATACGATTGAATTTGACATGACAGGCATGGATCAAGACAAAGTTGATATTCAGATTAATCAGCATTCGGTTACAGTGAAAGGGGAGTACTCTACGCAAGAGAAACAAGAGGGACTTAATCAGTCCCTTCAGATAAAAAGTTTTGGTTCTTTTATGAAAACTATACCTTTGCCGCAGGACGCGGATACAGCTAAGATGAAAACGGAGAAACAAGATAATAAGTTAATTATCTATTTGCCAAAAAAGAAATAG
- a CDS encoding MerR family transcriptional regulator has protein sequence MASKKIKNSEDFEEVYIEPDVPIYTTGIVCKILKIPIWVLKQLDKEGIVSPARKNEGESRLYSKRELKEAQRCWFFMEKHSVKIPGLKVILEMEKGTFKIKKKR, from the coding sequence ATGGCATCAAAGAAAATAAAAAATAGTGAGGATTTTGAAGAGGTTTATATTGAGCCTGATGTTCCTATTTATACGACGGGAATTGTATGTAAAATTTTAAAAATTCCTATTTGGGTTTTAAAACAATTAGATAAAGAGGGTATTGTTTCTCCTGCTCGTAAGAATGAGGGGGAGTCGAGATTGTATTCAAAGCGTGAATTAAAAGAAGCTCAGCGGTGCTGGTTTTTTATGGAGAAGCATAGCGTAAAGATACCTGGACTTAAGGTGATACTTGAAATGGAAAAAGGAACATTTAAGATTAAAAAAAAGAGATAA